A region from the Gemmatimonas aurantiaca genome encodes:
- a CDS encoding lanthionine synthetase LanC family protein, whose protein sequence is MIGSMLTAKSGRIHTTEVFLNQSTEIAEQLLATAFADSDGHLTWGRGFGADRQAVQDAGIFSGRIGEAVFLAALARETARPDLRDAAVSCCARLLSVVRLSGVRQTLVDELSLGAQGLGGAICGLVRVGQFLGEEEMLAAAVQLAMGLSRQRLESDQKLDVFWGMGGLLPSLIALYRSGAQEVLGLAVACGDLLVERRVVDGGTGVRAWRTLGDRPWGGYAHGSCGIAAGLLQLFACTGDAKYATAAFEAFEFERLIQRDDGVWPDYVGQEITTSGWCHGAPGIALSRLVAIENVSESLLPEEILGDLDSSLSSTIASPLRMSYTVCCGTAGRAAVLYRAANVLSNDSLRAHANHILHFSIDRINAVGIGSQVASEPHLAKGFWQGLAGVGYTLLRASNSTRFPCILSL, encoded by the coding sequence ATGATCGGATCGATGTTGACAGCAAAAAGCGGACGCATTCACACCACGGAAGTATTCCTCAACCAGTCAACGGAGATCGCTGAACAACTCCTTGCAACGGCCTTCGCCGACAGCGATGGGCATCTAACATGGGGGCGCGGATTCGGCGCTGATCGGCAGGCAGTCCAGGACGCTGGAATCTTCTCTGGGCGGATCGGAGAGGCCGTGTTCTTAGCAGCGTTGGCGCGCGAGACTGCGCGACCAGACTTGCGAGATGCAGCGGTATCGTGCTGTGCGCGGCTGTTGAGTGTGGTCAGGCTGTCAGGAGTTCGCCAGACCCTCGTGGACGAACTCTCTCTCGGTGCACAAGGACTGGGCGGCGCTATCTGCGGCCTTGTTCGCGTCGGCCAATTTCTTGGAGAAGAAGAAATGTTGGCCGCCGCGGTTCAGCTGGCGATGGGCCTTTCGCGACAACGGCTTGAAAGCGACCAAAAACTTGACGTGTTCTGGGGGATGGGCGGGTTGCTGCCATCCCTGATCGCTCTTTACCGCTCAGGGGCGCAAGAGGTTCTGGGCTTGGCGGTCGCATGCGGCGACTTGCTGGTGGAACGCCGGGTGGTAGATGGAGGCACCGGAGTGCGCGCGTGGCGTACATTGGGCGATCGCCCGTGGGGTGGCTACGCGCACGGCAGTTGCGGAATTGCAGCCGGCCTCTTGCAGTTATTCGCGTGCACCGGTGACGCCAAATATGCGACCGCCGCCTTTGAGGCTTTTGAGTTCGAACGTCTCATACAGCGGGATGACGGAGTATGGCCAGACTACGTCGGCCAGGAAATCACAACGTCAGGCTGGTGTCATGGCGCTCCCGGAATCGCGCTGAGTCGCCTAGTCGCAATTGAGAATGTGAGCGAGAGCCTTCTTCCGGAGGAGATTCTAGGCGATCTCGATTCATCTCTATCGAGTACGATTGCTTCTCCCCTTCGGATGTCGTACACCGTGTGTTGCGGCACGGCTGGTCGCGCTGCAGTGCTGTACAGAGCGGCGAACGTTCTTTCCAACGATTCATTGCGAGCACATGCCAACCACATACTGCATTTCTCCATAGACCGCATCAACGCGGTCGGCATTGGCAGCCAGGTTGCAAGTGAGCCGCATCTGGCGAAGGGATTCTGGCAGGGGCTCGCCGGCGTTGGCTACACCCTACTACGGGCATCCAATTCGACGCGATTCCCGTGCATTCTGAGTCTCTAG
- a CDS encoding ABC transporter transmembrane domain-containing protein, whose amino-acid sequence MRLTTLIRSYWSGMAQGFALSALVGMLGLVVPYASKLHFDNVYPAHDVSLLRALVGGGTAFSIASALMGAIRSYYTQVITAKMSGAVALLYFNHLQHLPMRFLERHRVGEVMGRIADMRSALGTVSRSLQTVFMSGIYVFLVPSFFDGRDHRGVRLDLDQNLRRAAF is encoded by the coding sequence ATGCGGCTGACGACGCTCATTCGCAGCTACTGGAGCGGCATGGCACAGGGCTTCGCGCTATCGGCGCTCGTTGGTATGCTCGGATTGGTGGTACCGTATGCGTCTAAACTCCATTTCGACAACGTCTATCCGGCGCACGACGTCAGCCTTCTCCGTGCTCTAGTCGGGGGGGGCACGGCTTTCTCAATTGCGTCAGCGCTGATGGGAGCGATACGGAGCTACTACACTCAAGTAATCACAGCGAAGATGTCGGGTGCTGTTGCGCTATTGTACTTCAATCACCTGCAGCATCTGCCGATGCGCTTCCTCGAAAGGCATCGCGTTGGTGAAGTGATGGGTCGAATCGCCGACATGCGTTCGGCGCTGGGCACGGTATCGCGCTCGCTGCAGACTGTGTTCATGAGCGGAATCTACGTCTTCTTAGTGCCCTCTTTTTTTGATGGTCGTGATCATCGCGGCGTTCGGTTAGATCTGGATCAGAACTTACGGCGCGCAGCTTTTTGA
- a CDS encoding M56 family metallopeptidase gives MTLLLAESMLRSGVLGAGAWLLLRLLRVRDPARELAVWRAVLLASACMPLLLPALRAAMPAVTSGIALPPALVPTHATVARGATEGVVIGYVAVTLVLLSRVGLGLFAVTRVWRGAARIPALSADGIAVRCSVEVAGPSAIARGVLLPHGWEHWSTEVLERVLAHERAHVRHGDFAWMLLARVYRGACWANPLAWWMERRLALLAEQRSDDAVLASHPDAIGYAEMLLTFSRVSAPRLSLGISRRGTLACRIDRILAGNDTTPSHLRRTSTLLTVCAIALASVAAPWLALKPASLVAQKSRLAPIDAELAPLRPLESTLAPLAPLATRSAPAADKPGGL, from the coding sequence ATGACGCTCCTGCTGGCAGAGTCGATGCTGCGCTCCGGTGTGCTGGGCGCCGGCGCGTGGCTGCTCCTGCGCCTGCTGCGCGTCCGCGATCCGGCGCGCGAGTTGGCGGTGTGGCGAGCCGTTCTGCTCGCATCCGCCTGTATGCCGCTGCTGCTTCCCGCCCTGCGCGCGGCGATGCCCGCCGTGACATCCGGTATCGCGCTCCCGCCCGCGCTGGTGCCGACCCATGCAACGGTGGCTCGCGGCGCGACGGAGGGTGTGGTGATCGGGTACGTCGCGGTCACTTTGGTGCTGCTGTCGCGGGTGGGGCTCGGCTTGTTCGCGGTGACGCGCGTGTGGCGCGGCGCGGCGCGGATTCCGGCGCTGTCGGCGGACGGGATCGCCGTGCGGTGCAGTGTGGAGGTTGCGGGTCCATCAGCCATCGCGCGGGGCGTTCTGCTGCCGCACGGATGGGAGCATTGGAGCACGGAGGTGCTCGAGCGTGTCCTCGCCCACGAGCGTGCTCATGTGCGCCACGGCGACTTCGCGTGGATGCTCCTCGCGCGCGTCTACCGCGGCGCGTGCTGGGCGAACCCGTTGGCGTGGTGGATGGAGCGACGTCTCGCCCTGCTCGCGGAGCAAAGGAGCGACGATGCAGTCCTCGCCTCGCATCCGGACGCGATCGGCTACGCGGAGATGCTGCTGACTTTCTCCCGCGTCTCGGCGCCGCGCCTGTCGCTGGGGATCTCGCGTCGGGGGACGCTCGCCTGCCGCATCGACCGTATTCTCGCCGGGAACGACACCACGCCCTCCCATCTGCGCCGCACGTCGACGCTGCTCACGGTCTGCGCCATTGCCCTCGCGAGCGTCGCAGCCCCTTGGCTTGCCCTGAAGCCCGCCTCGCTCGTCGCTCAGAAGTCGCGCCTCGCTCCCATCGACGCGGAGCTGGCTCCGCTGCGCCCGCTCGAGTCGACGCTCGCTCCCCTGGCACCGCTCGCCACGCGGTCGGCGCCGGCAGCCGACAAGCCAGGAGGCCTGTAG
- a CDS encoding class I SAM-dependent methyltransferase, whose product MKGNQTPNYGQDAPVAVRNMLIVAALGMISLITRLLGEWSRQDAIAVIARPLMLVGLGFGAMALWMIYDSKIGKIRERETYLDKINWDGHERVLDVGCGLGLFLIGAAKRLSTSCAVGIDKWQQEDLSGNNAEGTLRNAVIEGVSDKVEVQTGDARKLPFPDASFDVVLSSMALHNIYNAGERRIAVLEIARVLAPGGRVLIVDARHTSTYAATLRDAGLTDARCVQGVFSYLLTLITFGSVGWGYVICSKAIEKKSPGAA is encoded by the coding sequence ATGAAAGGCAATCAAACTCCAAATTACGGCCAGGATGCCCCGGTAGCGGTGCGCAACATGCTCATCGTCGCGGCGTTGGGAATGATCTCGCTGATCACGCGGCTACTTGGTGAATGGTCCCGGCAGGATGCTATTGCGGTGATCGCCCGGCCATTGATGTTGGTCGGCTTGGGCTTCGGCGCCATGGCGTTGTGGATGATTTACGACAGCAAGATCGGGAAGATACGCGAGCGAGAAACATATCTGGACAAGATCAACTGGGACGGACATGAGCGTGTGCTGGATGTGGGGTGCGGGCTGGGATTGTTTCTCATCGGTGCAGCCAAACGTCTCTCAACCAGCTGCGCCGTCGGCATCGACAAATGGCAGCAGGAAGATCTCAGCGGCAACAACGCCGAGGGCACGTTACGCAACGCAGTGATCGAAGGCGTCTCAGATAAAGTCGAGGTGCAAACCGGAGACGCGCGAAAACTTCCCTTCCCTGACGCCAGCTTTGACGTGGTTCTGTCGAGCATGGCGCTGCACAACATTTATAACGCCGGCGAGCGTCGGATCGCCGTGCTCGAGATCGCGCGCGTATTGGCGCCTGGCGGGCGCGTGCTCATCGTCGACGCGCGGCACACATCGACATACGCCGCCACGTTGCGTGATGCCGGCTTAACGGATGCGCGCTGCGTGCAAGGGGTGTTCTCGTATCTGCTAACGCTGATCACGTTCGGCTCGGTAGGATGGGGCTATGTGATCTGCAGCAAGGCAATCGAAAAAAAATCGCCGGGCGCCGCCTAA
- a CDS encoding carboxypeptidase regulatory-like domain-containing protein, whose protein sequence is MTRMVHRRAPRAIAVLFACTGTLGGACLHAQASASAVRPGRVDITSVDSITRRPLAGASVRLVSVLDTTRVYDATLDARGRARVDSLAAGPWVLTARHARLDTLGVGSVMVPFTVRAGRGVTAHAAVPSARTLVSRVCGSAAAPGTGYLFGTLRRAVPARTSPRATSSVSTLPLSAGQVTAQWLDLRLEAGRVERTIVTTDVPVGDNGRYVVCGVPTETTVRLRAVGAEEVSGVATFNTAAIGIVPRDLVLGRADTVVTTPSGPQTPEDSGVVDIVLRGAGGMRGTVQTLDGRPLVNALVSLSATGLDTRTDSAGRFLLTEAPTGTWTLDVRAFGYAPWQQPVDLMPGDTVGQVVALVRAQAMDTVRVRATATARTALGRNLAAFEERRRAGLGRFFGPGDLEEMLLFRFTDVLRGVPGVRLELTGRADRVITMRGTYGRCVPTVFVDRMRIPGTEALDSFLPPDFVAAVEVYQAGFAPPEFQDIFSGCGSIVVWTGARR, encoded by the coding sequence ATGACGCGCATGGTGCACCGCCGCGCTCCGCGCGCCATCGCCGTGCTCTTCGCGTGTACCGGCACGCTGGGCGGCGCGTGCCTGCACGCGCAAGCGTCCGCGTCGGCCGTTCGGCCGGGGCGTGTCGACATCACGAGCGTGGACAGTATCACGCGCCGGCCACTCGCCGGCGCCAGCGTGCGCCTCGTGTCGGTGCTCGACACCACACGCGTGTACGATGCCACGCTCGATGCGCGCGGACGCGCGCGGGTGGACAGCCTGGCGGCAGGGCCGTGGGTGCTCACGGCGCGTCACGCGCGGCTCGATACGCTGGGCGTCGGGAGCGTGATGGTGCCTTTCACGGTGCGCGCCGGGCGCGGTGTGACGGCACACGCGGCGGTACCGTCGGCGCGCACGCTCGTGTCGCGGGTGTGCGGAAGCGCGGCCGCACCGGGTACCGGCTACCTGTTCGGTACGTTGCGGCGCGCGGTGCCGGCGCGGACGTCGCCGCGTGCCACGTCATCGGTCAGCACCCTGCCCCTGAGCGCGGGACAGGTGACGGCGCAGTGGCTCGACCTGCGCCTGGAGGCGGGACGCGTCGAACGCACCATCGTGACCACTGATGTGCCGGTGGGCGACAACGGCCGCTACGTGGTGTGCGGCGTGCCCACCGAGACGACGGTACGGCTGCGTGCGGTGGGCGCCGAGGAAGTGAGCGGCGTGGCCACGTTCAACACGGCAGCCATCGGCATTGTGCCGCGCGACCTGGTGCTGGGGCGTGCGGACACGGTGGTGACAACGCCGAGTGGCCCGCAGACCCCAGAAGACAGCGGCGTCGTGGACATCGTGCTGCGTGGCGCCGGCGGCATGCGCGGCACGGTGCAGACGCTCGACGGGCGCCCGCTCGTCAACGCCTTGGTGAGCCTGAGTGCGACGGGGCTCGACACGCGCACCGACAGCGCGGGGCGTTTCCTGCTGACGGAAGCGCCTACCGGCACATGGACGCTCGACGTGCGGGCGTTTGGCTACGCACCGTGGCAGCAGCCGGTGGACCTCATGCCCGGTGACACCGTGGGACAGGTGGTGGCGCTGGTGCGCGCGCAGGCCATGGACACGGTGCGGGTGCGCGCCACGGCGACCGCGCGCACGGCGCTCGGACGGAATCTCGCCGCGTTCGAGGAACGGCGGCGCGCGGGACTCGGGCGCTTCTTCGGGCCAGGCGACCTGGAAGAGATGCTACTATTTCGCTTCACTGACGTGCTGCGCGGGGTGCCCGGTGTGCGACTCGAGCTGACTGGCAGGGCAGATCGCGTGATCACGATGCGCGGCACGTACGGCCGTTGCGTGCCCACCGTGTTTGTCGACCGTATGCGCATTCCCGGCACCGAGGCGCTCGACAGCTTCCTCCCGCCCGACTTCGTAGCGGCGGTCGAGGTGTATCAGGCCGGCTTCGCCCCGCCGGAATTCCAGGACATCTTCAGCGGCTGCGGCAGTATCGTGGTGTGGACGGGCGCGCGGCGGTGA
- a CDS encoding carboxypeptidase regulatory-like domain-containing protein, whose product MLWVILSVGAIVPTTTQAQSRRATEGSIGRLEGVAYDSIYARPLSGATIQLAFASNVAVIRFATTDERGRFVFDSVAPGQWIVGANHPRLDSLAIVQLTRGVDVKSRGVTRAVIAVPSAGSLITQECGASVAIDSSGYLFGTLRNARPPHVAVSGSVRVEWPEPEIVGGVFRRQLRELTLRTTATGEYSVCGVPPYGLVRIQAWSGADSTGILLADVPSHGIGKLDLTLGAARRIPLPDTVLASDSSAAFEGDTSSPASASRATVTLLRGTGIVRGGARTTFGAPLANAHATVWGTGVNTTSGSDGRFALTDLPTGSHVLELRAIGYPLTRRVIDIVEGEPTMITAALEKPADLTPIQIRALRSRIMGVDLSGFEKRSRGAIGRFLDTLQLARINAITPVDVFRFVPGVRVVPGPGGDKIVFGAPGRSCDPTIYVNGVPAAGNFTLDMYVNAADLRGVEIYTNPVLVPSEYKAETFCGSVVLWTGVTRDRRR is encoded by the coding sequence GTGCTCTGGGTCATCCTCAGCGTCGGCGCGATTGTACCGACCACGACACAGGCGCAATCACGCCGAGCGACCGAGGGCTCCATTGGTCGACTGGAAGGCGTGGCGTACGACAGCATCTATGCGCGGCCATTGTCGGGCGCGACGATCCAACTGGCATTCGCCAGCAACGTCGCCGTGATTCGCTTCGCGACCACGGACGAGCGCGGACGCTTTGTGTTCGACAGCGTCGCACCGGGCCAGTGGATCGTCGGCGCCAATCACCCGCGGCTCGATTCGCTCGCCATCGTGCAACTGACTCGCGGCGTTGATGTGAAATCGCGAGGCGTCACCCGCGCCGTGATCGCCGTGCCGTCCGCGGGTTCACTGATCACGCAGGAGTGCGGCGCCAGTGTGGCGATCGATTCGAGCGGCTACCTGTTCGGCACGCTCCGCAACGCGCGGCCACCACACGTCGCGGTGTCGGGCAGTGTACGCGTTGAGTGGCCCGAACCGGAAATCGTGGGCGGCGTCTTTCGGCGTCAGCTGCGTGAACTCACGCTGCGTACAACAGCCACCGGGGAGTACTCCGTGTGCGGCGTGCCGCCCTACGGACTCGTTCGTATCCAGGCGTGGAGCGGCGCCGATTCCACCGGGATACTGCTCGCGGACGTGCCGTCGCACGGGATCGGTAAACTCGATCTCACGCTCGGCGCCGCGCGGCGCATCCCGCTACCGGATACGGTGCTCGCGTCCGATTCATCAGCCGCCTTCGAAGGCGATACGTCGTCACCGGCCTCCGCGTCGCGCGCAACCGTCACGTTGTTGCGCGGTACAGGTATCGTACGCGGGGGCGCGCGCACGACCTTCGGCGCACCACTCGCGAACGCGCACGCCACCGTCTGGGGCACGGGGGTCAACACGACGTCAGGGTCCGATGGTCGCTTCGCGCTGACGGACCTCCCCACCGGATCGCACGTGCTCGAGTTGCGCGCGATCGGCTATCCATTGACACGACGAGTGATCGACATCGTCGAGGGTGAACCCACGATGATCACCGCCGCGCTCGAGAAGCCAGCCGATCTGACACCCATACAAATTCGCGCGCTGCGCTCGAGGATAATGGGAGTGGATTTGAGCGGCTTCGAGAAGCGGAGTCGGGGCGCCATCGGACGATTTCTCGATACCCTGCAACTCGCCCGCATCAACGCGATCACGCCGGTCGACGTGTTCCGATTCGTGCCGGGCGTTCGCGTCGTACCCGGCCCGGGTGGCGACAAGATTGTCTTTGGAGCGCCTGGACGATCGTGCGATCCCACGATTTACGTGAACGGGGTGCCGGCCGCCGGCAACTTCACCCTCGATATGTACGTCAACGCCGCCGACCTGCGCGGCGTGGAGATCTACACCAACCCGGTCCTTGTGCCGTCGGAATACAAGGCGGAAACCTTCTGCGGCAGTGTGGTGTTGTGGACGGGTGTTACGCGCGATCGGAGGCGGTAG
- a CDS encoding transposase has translation MAGHDLARAGAAPAGGAIKRPRAYCLYRRCLLGEIARVAARTVTAVIRTLTGERDLAVGIVACLQTHGARANWHPHLHLLVTDGGLRPDGTFVTWPVQDTARLTEAFRRAVLRLFVRLELFDEDQDAGAC, from the coding sequence GTGGCTGGACACGACCTTGCTCGCGCCGGTGCCGCGCCGGCAGGTGGTGCCATCAAGCGGCCGCGCGCCTACTGTCTGTATCGGCGCTGTCTGCTCGGCGAGATCGCCCGCGTCGCCGCCCGCACCGTCACGGCCGTCATCCGGACGCTCACGGGCGAGCGCGACCTTGCGGTGGGTATCGTGGCGTGCTTGCAGACGCACGGCGCTCGGGCCAACTGGCACCCGCACCTGCACCTCCTCGTCACGGACGGAGGCCTTCGGCCTGATGGGACGTTCGTTACATGGCCCGTGCAGGACACCGCCCGGTTGACCGAGGCGTTCCGCCGCGCCGTGCTGCGGTTGTTCGTGCGGCTCGAACTCTTCGATGAAGACCAGGACGCGGGCGCATGCTGA
- a CDS encoding serine hydrolase domain-containing protein → MNRLACWISIAVLAMCGLGNASEATAQAPGYRARLDSLFTVLEVHDRMMGTVTVRRAGRVVYQRSLGASDSAHNGWRRADEATMYRVGSVTKPLTAAMIYQLVDEGRLTLDTRLSRFFPALPGADAITLRDLLGHTSGLHEYAVEMDPAVPLTRDSLLRRIAARPPQFAPGTARRYSNSNYLLLGYILENVTVSSYAEQLRRRIATRVGLRRTRVGGAVRPERNEARSYYFADGHWALQPDQAPENAGGAGAIVSTTADLTRFLAALFERGLISADGVREMTNGFVDGERRSGKGLSPFSIPGAGRRGFSHDGSTGAFTALVGYVPDDSLALALTINGHNYPQNRIFFHVWDILYGVARPLPGFTLVPLTEVAAAALPGVYAADAYGLTITVRRVGTRLEAQTEGQAPFPLVHIGQNRFVHEHEGILIEFAEPIDGVAPGFTLFQQRVQIPLVRRRP, encoded by the coding sequence ATGAATCGACTAGCCTGCTGGATTTCGATCGCCGTGCTCGCCATGTGCGGCCTCGGCAACGCGTCGGAAGCGACGGCGCAAGCGCCCGGCTATCGCGCACGCTTGGACAGCCTCTTCACAGTGCTGGAGGTGCACGACCGGATGATGGGCACAGTGACCGTCCGTCGCGCGGGGCGCGTAGTGTATCAGCGGTCGCTTGGTGCGAGCGACAGCGCGCACAACGGATGGCGGCGCGCGGACGAGGCGACGATGTACCGCGTGGGCTCCGTGACCAAGCCGCTCACCGCCGCCATGATCTACCAACTCGTCGACGAAGGGCGGCTCACGCTGGATACGCGGCTGTCACGTTTCTTCCCCGCGCTGCCGGGGGCAGACGCCATCACCCTCCGCGACCTGCTCGGCCACACCAGCGGGCTGCACGAGTACGCCGTGGAGATGGACCCTGCAGTGCCACTGACCCGGGATTCGCTGCTGCGCAGAATCGCGGCGCGTCCGCCTCAGTTTGCTCCGGGGACAGCGCGAAGATACAGCAACAGCAACTACTTGCTGCTCGGCTACATCCTCGAGAATGTCACGGTGTCGAGCTACGCGGAGCAGTTGCGGCGTCGCATCGCGACGCGCGTGGGCCTGCGGCGCACGCGCGTGGGCGGCGCGGTTCGGCCGGAGCGCAACGAGGCACGCTCGTACTACTTTGCCGACGGGCACTGGGCTCTGCAGCCCGATCAGGCACCGGAGAACGCGGGTGGCGCCGGCGCGATCGTCTCCACCACGGCAGACCTGACGCGCTTTCTCGCCGCCCTGTTCGAGCGCGGCCTGATCAGTGCCGATGGCGTGCGGGAGATGACGAACGGATTCGTGGATGGCGAGCGGCGCAGCGGGAAAGGCCTCAGCCCCTTCTCCATCCCCGGTGCCGGGCGGAGGGGCTTCTCGCACGACGGATCGACGGGCGCGTTCACGGCGCTCGTGGGGTACGTGCCGGACGATTCGCTCGCGCTCGCGCTGACGATCAACGGGCACAACTACCCGCAGAACCGCATTTTCTTTCACGTCTGGGACATCCTCTACGGCGTCGCACGGCCGCTCCCCGGATTCACTCTTGTCCCACTGACGGAGGTCGCCGCGGCCGCCCTCCCCGGCGTCTATGCGGCAGACGCGTATGGGCTGACGATTACCGTGCGGCGCGTCGGTACGCGGCTGGAGGCGCAGACGGAGGGGCAGGCGCCGTTCCCCCTTGTCCACATCGGCCAGAACCGCTTCGTGCACGAGCACGAGGGTATCCTCATCGAGTTCGCCGAACCGATCGACGGCGTCGCGCCGGGCTTCACCCTCTTCCAGCAGCGCGTACAGATTCCGCTTGTCCGCCGCCGTCCCTGA
- a CDS encoding BlaI/MecI/CopY family transcriptional regulator, with translation MTPPKKELPPLGELEDAVMQLVWRHTSATAEELRARLERPLKESTVRTVLRRLEEKGYVQHRVDGRTYVFRPAVPAAEVAERSVRGIAARIYRGSLADLLVGLVDDERLTPDELNQLAEQVARARERTR, from the coding sequence ATGACGCCCCCAAAGAAGGAGCTGCCACCGCTCGGTGAACTGGAAGACGCGGTGATGCAGCTGGTGTGGCGACACACCTCCGCTACGGCCGAGGAGCTGCGCGCGCGCTTGGAGCGGCCGCTGAAGGAGTCGACCGTCCGCACGGTGCTTCGGCGGCTGGAAGAGAAGGGGTACGTGCAGCACCGCGTGGATGGACGCACGTACGTCTTTCGTCCGGCCGTGCCGGCGGCGGAGGTGGCGGAGCGGAGCGTGCGTGGGATCGCAGCGAGGATCTATCGCGGCTCTCTCGCCGACCTGCTGGTGGGACTGGTGGACGACGAGCGGCTCACGCCGGACGAATTGAATCAGCTGGCTGAGCAGGTCGCGCGGGCGCGGGAACGAACGAGATGA
- a CDS encoding thiopeptide-type bacteriocin biosynthesis protein, whose protein sequence is MTHSDEQEDVWVGAHIYLEPNAGRQAYDDVLRRAIAPTARACIRRGDASRFFFIRYGENGPHLRLRLRIGRRNFASTKALLEDELAAQLTATRLGAPVPALPEPAQPSSLSGVWWVPYVPETARYGGSGALPLCEVLFATSSELACRVVETFSLDALESRYGIALSAMVALLAISGVGRNGASRIAQLHRNHWLGARLRVGQVTSATTEVVDQLAVGDGHSEMIERVWAAASFEVDQLPEPLCDFVENTLPLMAALRNLCASGGVVIKDAPANDWEEACSALLPSLLHMSNNRFGILPSEESVLAEMIVRALW, encoded by the coding sequence ATGACACACAGCGATGAACAGGAAGACGTTTGGGTTGGCGCGCACATCTATCTTGAACCCAATGCTGGGCGACAGGCATACGACGACGTTCTTAGGCGCGCGATCGCTCCAACAGCGCGAGCTTGCATTCGCCGCGGGGACGCATCGCGGTTCTTTTTCATCCGATACGGTGAAAACGGCCCGCACCTCCGGCTGCGATTGCGCATTGGGCGCAGAAACTTCGCTTCAACAAAAGCACTGTTGGAGGATGAATTGGCCGCTCAGCTCACTGCGACCAGACTCGGTGCGCCCGTTCCCGCGCTCCCTGAGCCTGCGCAGCCATCATCTCTGTCGGGGGTGTGGTGGGTTCCATATGTGCCAGAGACGGCGCGATACGGCGGCAGCGGCGCTCTGCCTCTCTGCGAAGTTCTCTTCGCAACATCAAGTGAACTCGCATGTCGGGTGGTTGAAACCTTCTCGCTTGACGCCCTTGAGAGTCGCTATGGCATAGCGCTATCGGCCATGGTTGCGCTCCTCGCGATCAGCGGAGTGGGTCGCAACGGCGCATCAAGAATTGCTCAATTGCACCGCAATCATTGGTTGGGTGCGAGACTTCGCGTAGGCCAAGTGACGTCCGCGACCACGGAGGTTGTTGATCAGCTTGCGGTAGGCGACGGTCACAGCGAAATGATCGAACGTGTCTGGGCCGCTGCATCCTTCGAGGTTGACCAACTGCCCGAGCCGTTGTGTGACTTTGTTGAGAACACGTTGCCGCTGATGGCGGCGCTGCGTAATCTCTGCGCGAGCGGTGGCGTCGTAATCAAAGACGCTCCTGCAAACGATTGGGAAGAAGCATGCAGTGCTCTCCTTCCGAGTCTGTTGCACATGTCGAACAATCGGTTTGGTATACTGCCGTCAGAGGAAAGTGTTCTCGCGGAGATGATCGTTCGCGCATTGTGGTAG
- a CDS encoding GNAT family N-acetyltransferase, which translates to MRPFALADAPAVQRLAGAAAVAEMTLNIPHPYDDGMAEAWIATLDEAWRAGTAVTFAITTATDGLCDTVSLRITRVHDRGELGYWIGQPFWGRGYATEAVRAVLAFAFDTLALHRVQASHLPRNPASGRVMQKVGMEREGLHRGRYRKGAIYEDVEEYAILRSDWDARVD; encoded by the coding sequence ATGCGCCCGTTCGCGCTCGCCGACGCGCCGGCCGTTCAGCGGCTCGCGGGCGCCGCGGCAGTCGCCGAGATGACGCTGAACATTCCGCATCCGTACGACGACGGCATGGCGGAGGCGTGGATCGCGACACTCGACGAGGCCTGGCGGGCCGGGACCGCGGTCACGTTCGCGATCACGACGGCAACGGACGGCCTGTGCGACACGGTCAGCCTGCGGATTACGCGCGTGCATGATCGCGGCGAGCTCGGCTACTGGATCGGCCAGCCCTTCTGGGGCCGAGGATATGCGACGGAGGCGGTCCGCGCGGTGCTCGCGTTCGCATTTGACACGCTCGCGCTCCATCGCGTCCAAGCCTCGCATCTGCCGCGCAATCCGGCGTCCGGTCGCGTGATGCAGAAGGTGGGGATGGAGCGCGAGGGCCTCCATCGGGGGCGCTATCGAAAAGGGGCGATCTACGAAGATGTGGAGGAGTACGCGATCCTGCGGTCCGATTGGGATGCGCGTGTCGACTAG